A region of the Phaseolus vulgaris cultivar G19833 chromosome 11, P. vulgaris v2.0, whole genome shotgun sequence genome:
TTTCTCAGTTGAAGATTTCCTTCTGCACGATATTGATGCGTTAATTGCCTTGGCGGATAATCACTGTGCTTCACAAACACTTAAGCAGGTAAGGGTTacctaatttttgttttttttaaattattttatttttatactctGTAAATTCTGTTATTAggttaatcaataataattttgagTATGCATTATTCAGGGAATCAACCAGCTTCTCTCAATAATAGATGCTCGTCATCCACCGTTGCTAAATGGTTTGCAGCTCTTGGAAGACGCTCAGCAGAATAAACATGTTTTGTCCACTGGCTGTGAACGGTATTTTCAGCCTAACGTATAGTGTTGATGTTATGTTAGCATTTTGCATTGTTAATTTAATAACCGTGTTTGCACGCCTTTTTCATGCTCACGTTTTTTCTTTGGGGTTGAAAACTTTTGTGGATTATAACGTTGAATTCTAATAGATGTTAGATTTGTTTTAGTAAGGCGTGACTGTCTATTAAAAGTAGCACTACTTATTACTTAGTGCTTGAGTCCATGTAACTCAGGATTGATGCATTGCTCGGAGGTGGATTACGTGAAGGACAATTAACTGAACTTGTTGGGTCATCCTCATCTGGAAAGACACAGGTAATAGCCCACTCCATAAAAAATCATAGCTTGAGTAGGAGTGTTAACAGGGTGGGGCAGGGATGGACACTATTCCCCTGCGCATCTCTGATGGGAATTCCCATTTCTAATCTCTATCGTGAGATGTTTACCCATgggtttttattttaagaagtCACAAAAGATTATAAATGCCTAAAATTTTTCTGTCACAATGTGGCCTTATATTAATTTCAAAGAATATCACAAATGGCAGTCTTAGTTCAATTTTGTCCTGTAATAATTAATGCGCACAAACAATATGAAGGGAATAATTTCTTTTGACATCTATTATCATTGTAAATTCATTTGTTGGAAAAGTCactataaaagataaaaaatattacattctCTTCTCAtctaagaaaagagaaaaaaatataatataaaaatgttaaataaaaaatatattttgttgagtTCTCTGCTGTTAACTATTTTGATCTCTACTCCTTCCCTGTTTATCAAACGGGGGTACCTGTCATCCCCATTGCAGGAAAGCCCTATGGAGTTTGCAGAAATGGAGATTTCATCCATGGTTTATCCTGGATgtattaagaataaaattatagaaGTAAAATGGTTTACTTTGGTCCTGTAGATGATCTTTCTGCTGCCCCCGGTTCTCAGCTACACAGCACACACATATATCCTTCTGAATATTGACATGTACATGATGCAATTGCTAATGTGTCATCTCTTATTTGGttgatattataaatttttatctcTGTTCTTTTGTTTATTATgttcaattaaaatataacttacctttttcttttattcatttattttaggCATGCCTATTGACTGCTTCAACTGTTGCAAAACATAAGAGTTCAGTTATATACTTAGATACAGGCAACTCATTTTCACCTCACCGTATTGCACGTTTTGTTGGCCAGTCTTCTGCTTCTGACAATCAGGTTATTTTGACTTGAGACTTTTGACCCATTCATTAATTTAATGATCTTAAAgctgtttttaaattatttgtctTTTAGGCTGCCCATAAGCTCAAAGAAGTATTGGACAGGATAATTTGCTACTCAGTGTTTGACATCTATCAGATGTTTGATGTGCTGCATCAACTGAAGACTAACTTAAGATCCGAGGTTCTCATTGACTGGAATATTTGTAGTTGATGCAACTTACTCGATTTGTATttctttctaaaaaataaacaactacTTTATACTGGCCCAGATTGTGAAATCAAATCAGCATGTTCGATTGCTTATTGTTGATTCAATCTCTTCACTGGTTACCCCGATCCTTGGGGGCAGTGGTCCTCAGGGTATGGTATACTTTTCACACAAAATTCTTGGCTATGTTTACCTTAGATGATGACACTGCTTACCATTTTAGTTTAATGAGTTGTGCAAGTTGCTGTCTATTTCATTCTTTAGGAACTCCCATCCTGATTCTATCCCTTTTATCCAATTTACCTGCTTTATGTATACTTTCTTAGCAACATGAGCTTTTAACTACCCCGAGTTAAGAGAATAAGAGTGTTTGCTACTCTACATTTAAAGAAGGATGCAGAGGAGTATGGCGTGCATCTTATGTAATTTTGAACAATTAATTTAAAGAGCTGGCTTCTTGTTTTATTAATACTTTTCCAACCATACTTCTCGAATTATCTAAGAACTATGTATCAAGTCAAGTACTTCATTCTGATTTCAAAGTTTAACCACTAAGTCACTATTTTGTTCTTCTCAGAAACACCAAAAAGCAAAAGATTAGATATCTCCTAGGAAAgtgtatatatttttcataGAGATATATAAACTTGACTGGACTCTTGAAATGAAGAGTCCGGTTATATGGATCATAAGCCATTCTGCAAATTGATTAGAGGTCAAGTTATTTTTCATGTCTTCCTATTTTCAATTCCTTTCCCTTCCTAGGTTATGGGAGTCTTAATTTCCATTATAAGAGGTTGGACAGAACAGAATACAGATACTGACTGGTGCATAAACTAACTGTTACATGCAATGGGTGATTTCAGGACATGCTTTAATGATATCTGCTGGGTTTTTACTGAAGAAGTTAGGTCATGAGCATAATATTGCTGTATTGGTAAGTTTTCGTTTCCTTTTTCTTATAATTGTAAGTAAAGCCTACTATTTAAAAGGATTATTCTGGGGTGATCTATATGATATATACAACCAGTAATATAGTTGTCAGAATGGGCCCGCCTGGCAGTTGGACCAGTCCACCTTGACCTCACCTTATAACTAGGTTGTCATGGTCTGACTTACTTAGCAATATAATCTGAAAAATATTGGCCTGGTTTTGCCCACCACGGTTTGGTGGATTAAACATGTCAGTCCATCTAAATTTTGAcctagttattttaaaaataaaaaaattatattttttaattttttttatatatttaaaaaaacttaatacgTAAAAATTGGTACTCCATAATTAAGAATTAAAGATTGCATATGATACATAATGAATAATgaattaaagaattaaaaatgtCACGCAAACTCATTTTTCAATCCTCGTAAACGTCACAAGTTTTCTAGATTTTAACATTACTTTTGTCTATCAATTCCAAGTTTTCACATAATAGATAGTTAATAAAagaattgaatttttaatttatcattatCTTTGCAATTAGGTGATTTGTTTTTGCGAGGTTGTTACTGGGCTTGATCCAAAATATTTGACCCATTGTctatctaaaataaaattcatttctGGCCCGCCTGAATCCATCATGGTCTGGGTTGACTTGTGGGTTTGGACCCGTTTTGACAGCTCTAGCAATCGCTAAAACTTTTCTCACTAGGTGGGATCACCAACATGGATTAAACAATGTCATACTCTGTCCTAAATCATGTTTGTAGACAATTTTTTTGCTTTAAAATTCTTGATTTGTTTCGGTTTCTTCTATAGTTTGCTTTGATCTCCCTCTGTAGGTCTAGGATATAGCTGCTGGACTATTCTGCATCTGGTCTACTCCATATTGGAACTGTTATAAATTTTCTTCACACACACCTAAACCACTTAAAACGATACTTTACCATTTGTTCTAGAATAGATGCTACTCAACTTTACCCTAGTGCCCTCATTCATTCTTAATCCTATCTTACCTAGTGGAATCCTATCTTGCCTAGTATGTCCACTCCTCTAATTTAAGATCTCATCTTTGCTACATTGAGTTTATTCTGCTTTTTTAAAAACAGAACAAAGCATGAAGGATGTAGAAACCAAACTtacaagtaaaataaaaaatatgtataaacaTTAAATGGCAGCTGAAAAATC
Encoded here:
- the LOC137819159 gene encoding DNA repair protein RAD51 homolog 4 isoform X5 → MAPLKSLEKEYPLIDSIFQSFCASHAIFSVEDFLLHDIDALIALADNHCASQTLKQGINQLLSIIDARHPPLLNGLQLLEDAQQNKHVLSTGCERIDALLGGGLREGQLTELVGSSSSGKTQACLLTASTVAKHKSSVIYLDTGNSFSPHRIARFVGQSSASDNQAAHKLKEVLDRIICYSVFDIYQMFDVLHQLKTNLRSEIVKSNQHVRLLIVDSISSLVTPILGGSGPQGHALMISAGFLLKKLGHEHNIAVLVLTLNRERRPRGEPGRYS
- the LOC137819159 gene encoding DNA repair protein RAD51 homolog 4 isoform X2, with product MAPLKSLEKEYPLIDSIFQSFCASHAIFSVEDFLLHDIDALIALADNHCASQTLKQGINQLLSIIDARHPPLLNGLQLLEDAQQNKHVLSTGCERIDALLGGGLREGQLTELVGSSSSGKTQACLLTASTVAKHKSSVIYLDTGNSFSPHRIARFVGQSSASDNQAAHKLKEVLDRIICYSVFDIYQMFDVLHQLKTNLRSEIVKSNQHVRLLIVDSISSLVTPILGGSGPQGHALMISAGFLLKKLGHEHNIAVLVTNHVVGGEDGVSKPALGESWKSVPHVRLLFSQDCGSNVCNISMLKHPSMVCHLIRKCLYGVVCVS
- the LOC137819159 gene encoding DNA repair protein RAD51 homolog 4 isoform X3 yields the protein MAPLKSLEKEYPLIDSIFQSFCASHAIFSVEDFLLHDIDALIALADNHCASQTLKQGINQLLSIIDARHPPLLNGLQLLEDAQQNKHVLSTGCERIDALLGGGLREGQLTELVGSSSSGKTQACLLTASTVAKHKSSVIYLDTGNSFSPHRIARFVGQSSASDNQAAHKLKEVLDRIICYSVFDIYQMFDVLHQLKTNLRSEIVKSNQHVRLLIVDSISSLVTPILGGSGPQGHALMISAGFLLKKLGHEHNIAVLVTNHVVGGEDGVSKPALGESWKSVPHVRLLFSQDCGSNVCNISMLKHPSMASGRAASSAMFL
- the LOC137819159 gene encoding DNA repair protein RAD51 homolog 4 isoform X1: MAPLKSLEKEYPLIDSIFQSFCASHAIFSVEDFLLHDIDALIALADNHCASQTLKQGINQLLSIIDARHPPLLNGLQLLEDAQQNKHVLSTGCERIDALLGGGLREGQLTELVGSSSSGKTQACLLTASTVAKHKSSVIYLDTGNSFSPHRIARFVGQSSASDNQAAHKLKEVLDRIICYSVFDIYQMFDVLHQLKTNLRSEIVKSNQHVRLLIVDSISSLVTPILGGSGPQGHALMISAGFLLKKLGHEHNIAVLVTNHVVGGEDGVSKPALGESWKSVPHVRLLFSQDCGSNVCNISMLKHPSMVLTLNRERRPRGEPGRYS
- the LOC137819159 gene encoding DNA repair protein RAD51 homolog 4 isoform X4 gives rise to the protein MAPLKSLEKEYPLIDSIFQSFCASHAIFSVEDFLLHDIDALIALADNHCASQTLKQGINQLLSIIDARHPPLLNGLQLLEDAQQNKHVLSTGCERIDALLGGGLREGQLTELVGSSSSGKTQACLLTASTVAKHKSSVIYLDTGNSFSPHRIARFVGQSSASDNQAAHKLKEVLDRIICYSVFDIYQMFDVLHQLKTNLRSEIVKSNQHVRLLIVDSISSLVTPILGGSGPQGHALMISAGFLLKKLGHEHNIAVLVTNHVVGGEDGVSKPALGESWKSVPHVRLLFSQDCGSNVCNISMLKHPSM